One Nicotiana tomentosiformis chromosome 4, ASM39032v3, whole genome shotgun sequence genomic window carries:
- the LOC104097798 gene encoding uncharacterized protein — translation MKLLLKKCSKWVSSDLDWKLLLLILPPLSLLFYISLSSIPTITTSTFTFNNPFSTFAPFKSVFNNNVPPPPNSLLNRSSLLPSVFANQSETRSKNDEPLFSPVLLNKPVIKEELDRSRIAVCLVGGARRFELTGPSIIQKILKEYPNSDLYLHSPFDSKAYKLSLLKAAPRISAVKLFRPKPINMTEYQVRVLSPRNSPNGIQGLLQYFNLVEGCLTMIQAYQHKNNFTYDWIIRTRVDGYWNAPLSPNNFIPGAYLVPPGSSYGGLNDRFGLGDYNTSVVALSRLSLIPELDSAGYHLLNSEGAFKAQLTIHKVPYITKRLPFCVVSDRSYDFPPPRFGVPVAALSSPGPLSGAKCRPCTPSCTDHCVGLMMNRLYKGWSWTDWANNTLQLCDAHAEWESGWQKLFDGVAGNKLAAARRRVEDLRMEQCVRDFAEMKKKTAYWEAPPVSQICQLGLSASA, via the exons ATGAAGCTGCTGCTGAAAAAATGTTCAAAATGGGTTTCTTCAGATCTCGATTGGAAGCTTTTACTCTTAATTCTCCCTCCTCTCTCTCTCCTCTTTTACATTTCTCTCTCCTCCATTCCCACCATAACCACTTCCACTTTCACCTTCAACAATCCCTTTTCCACTTTTGCCCCTTTCAAATCCGTTTTCAACAATAATGTCCCTCCTCCTCCTAACTCCTTGCTGAACCGGTCTAGCTTACTCCCGTCGGTTTTTGCGAATCAATCGGAGACTCGGTCTAAAAATGATGAACCGTTGTTTTCGCCGGTTTTGTTGAATAAACCGGTGATAAAGGAGGAGTTGGATCGGTCTAGAATTGCTGTGTGTTTAGTAGGTGGGGCACGTAGGTTTGAACTAACTGGGCCTTCTATTATCCAGAAGATTCTGAAAGAGTATCCGAATTCTGATCTTTATCTTCATAGCCCGTTCGATTCTAAAGCTTATAAGCTCTCCTTGTTAAAAGCTGCTCCGCGAATCTCCGCCGTCAAACTTTTCCGGCCCAAACCCATTAACATGACCGAGTATCAGGTCCGAGTTCTCAGCCCTCGCAACTCACCTAATGGTATACAG GGTCTGCTGCAATATTTCAACCTGGTTGAGGGCTGCTTGACGATGATTCAAGCCTACCAACACAAGAACAACTTCACTTATGACTGGATAATTCGTACCCGAGTTGATGGCTACTGGAACGCCCCACTATCACCCAACAACTTCATACCGGGTGCCTACTTAGTCCCTCCTGGTTCATCCTACGGTGGCTTAAATGATCGCTTTGGGCTTGGTGACTACAACACGTCTGTAGTTGCTCTTTCGCGGCTCTCTTTGATTCCTGAGCTGGATTCAGCTGGATACCATCTCCTCAACTCTGAGGGTGCATTCAAGGCCCAACTGACTATCCACAAAGTTCCCTACATCACTAAGCGTCTCCCCTTTTGCGTTGTATCGGATCGTAGCTATGATTTTCCACCACCACGTTTTGGTGTTCCAGTAGCAGCACTTTCTAGTCCAGGCCCATTAAGCGGTGCCAAGTGCCGGCCTTGTACACCTTCGTGCACTGACCACTGTGTTGGGCTCATGATGAACAGACTGTACAAAGGATGGAGCTGGACCGATTGGGCCAATAACACCCTTCAGCTCTGTGATGCTCATGCCGAGTGGGAGAGTGGGTGGCAGAAATTATTCGATGGAGTGGCAGGTAATAAACTGGCTGCAGCGAGAAGGCGAGTTGAAGATTTAAGAATGGAGCAATGTGTGAGGGATTTTgcagaaatgaagaagaagacaGCTTATTGGGAGGCTCCTCCAGTGTCTCAAATTTGTCAATTGGGCTTATCAGCATCTGCTTAA